The following coding sequences lie in one Sinorhizobium fredii USDA 257 genomic window:
- a CDS encoding single-stranded DNA-binding protein: MAGSVNKVILIGNVGADPEIRRTQDGRPIANLRIATSETWRDRNSGERREKTEWHNVVVFNEGLCKVVEQYVKKGAKLYIEGQLQTRKWQDQTGNDRYTTEVVLQGFNSTLTMLDGRGEGGGAGRGGSDLGGGYEDYDQPRQSSGGGRSGGQPNQGGGNFSRDLDDDIPF; this comes from the coding sequence ATGGCTGGTAGCGTCAACAAGGTGATCTTGATCGGGAATGTCGGGGCCGACCCAGAAATCCGGCGCACGCAGGACGGCCGGCCGATCGCCAATCTCAGGATCGCCACCTCGGAGACCTGGCGCGACCGCAACAGCGGCGAGCGGCGCGAGAAGACGGAATGGCACAATGTCGTCGTCTTCAACGAGGGCCTCTGCAAGGTCGTCGAGCAATATGTGAAGAAGGGCGCCAAGCTCTATATCGAAGGCCAGTTGCAGACCCGCAAATGGCAGGACCAGACCGGCAATGATCGCTATACGACCGAAGTCGTGTTGCAGGGCTTCAATTCGACGCTGACGATGCTTGATGGCCGCGGCGAAGGCGGCGGAGCAGGTCGCGGCGGCAGCGATTTAGGCGGCGGTTACGAGGACTACGATCAGCCGCGGCAATCCTCCGGTGGCGGACGTTCCGGCGGCCAGCCGAACCAGGGCGGCGGCAATTTCTCGCGCGACCTCGACGACGATATCCCGTTCTGA
- a CDS encoding MarC family protein: MFDLDLLVNALTTLLVTLDPPGLAPIFLSLTVGLSRQERFQVATRGSLIAFFILAAFALFGDGILGLLGISIGAFRIAGGLLLFWISFEMIFERRQERKEKTGETAVTKDHIHNIAVFPLALPLIAGPGAISATILLGSSFPSVVERVQLLVVIAVSMAILFLALVIAERIDRFLGVTGRAILTRLLGVILAALAVQFVIDGVRSAFSI; the protein is encoded by the coding sequence ATGTTCGATTTGGATCTCTTGGTCAACGCGCTCACGACGCTTCTCGTCACGCTCGATCCACCGGGTCTCGCGCCGATTTTTCTGAGCCTCACGGTCGGCTTGAGCCGGCAGGAGCGCTTCCAGGTCGCTACCCGCGGCTCGTTGATCGCCTTCTTCATTCTTGCCGCCTTTGCGCTTTTCGGCGACGGCATTCTCGGCCTGCTCGGCATCTCGATCGGTGCCTTCCGCATTGCCGGCGGCCTGCTGCTCTTCTGGATCTCCTTCGAAATGATCTTCGAGCGGCGCCAGGAGAGAAAGGAAAAGACCGGAGAAACGGCGGTGACCAAGGACCACATCCACAACATCGCCGTCTTTCCCCTCGCCTTGCCGCTGATAGCTGGCCCCGGAGCGATCTCGGCAACCATCCTGCTCGGCAGTTCGTTTCCCTCGGTCGTCGAGCGCGTGCAGCTTCTTGTGGTCATTGCCGTGTCGATGGCAATCCTGTTCCTTGCCCTCGTGATTGCCGAACGGATCGATCGCTTTCTCGGTGTCACCGGCCGGGCGATCCTCACCCGCCTCCTTGGCGTGATCCTTGCGGCGCTGGCCGTGCAATTCGTCATCGACGGCGTGCGCTCGGCATTCTCAATTTAG
- the gyrA gene encoding DNA gyrase subunit A: MTEQSTPGGGKTPPGIEPISIIEEMQRSYLDYAMSVIVSRALPDVRDGLKPVHRRILYGMSELGIDWNKKYVKCARVTGDVMGKYHPHGNAAIYDALARMAQDWSLRLPLIDGQGNFGSVDGDPPAAERYTECRLQKAAHSLLDDLDKETVDFRDNYDGTLHEPVVVPAKFPNLLVNGAGGIAVGMATNIPPHNLSEVINGCIALIDDPAIELPDLMQIIPGPDFPTGALILGRAGIRQAYETGRGSVIMRGRAHIEPMRGDREQIIITEIPYQVNKATMIEKMAELVRDKRIEGISDLRDESDRQGYRVVIELKRDANAEVILNQLYRYTPLQTSFGCNMVALNGGKPEQLTLLDMLRAFVSFREEVVSRRTKYLLRKARERAHVLVGLAIAVANIDEVIKLIRHAPDPQTAREQLMERRWPAHDVDSLIRLIDDPRHRINEDGTYNLSEEQARAILDLRLQRLTALGRDEIGDELNKIGEEIRDYLEILSSRLRIMQIVKDELAAVRDEFGTPRRTEIADGGPDMDDEDLIAREDMVVTVSHLGYIKRVPLTTYRAQRRGGKGRSGMATRDEDFVTRLFVANTHTPVLFFSSRGIVYKEKVWRLPIGTPQSRGKALINMLPLEPGERITTIMPLPEDETTWENLDVMFSTTRGTVRRNKLSDFIQVNRNGKIAMKLEEEGDEILSVETCTEFDDVVLTTALGQCIRFPVSDVRVFAGRNSIGVRGISLGDADRIISMAILAHVEAEPWERAAYLRRSAAERRATTGEDEEIVLVGEEVANGGELTNERYEELKAREQFVLTLSERGFGKRSSSYDFRTSGRGGKGIRATDTSKTAEIGELVAAFPVEHNDQIMLVSDGGQLIRVPVDGIRLASRATKGVTIFSTAKDEKVVSVERISEPEGEDEIEEIVTAGEAIVAEPPADADD; the protein is encoded by the coding sequence TTGACTGAACAAAGCACTCCCGGCGGCGGAAAAACTCCGCCAGGCATCGAGCCGATTTCCATCATCGAGGAAATGCAGCGGTCCTATCTCGATTACGCCATGAGCGTGATCGTTTCGCGCGCGCTTCCCGATGTGCGTGACGGCTTGAAACCCGTTCACCGCCGCATCCTTTACGGGATGAGCGAGCTCGGCATCGATTGGAACAAGAAATACGTCAAATGCGCCCGCGTTACCGGCGACGTGATGGGTAAATACCATCCGCACGGCAACGCGGCGATCTACGATGCGCTGGCGCGCATGGCGCAGGACTGGTCGCTCAGGCTGCCGCTGATCGACGGGCAGGGCAATTTCGGCTCCGTCGACGGCGATCCGCCGGCGGCCGAGCGTTACACCGAGTGCCGGCTGCAGAAGGCGGCCCATTCGCTGCTCGATGACCTCGACAAGGAAACGGTCGATTTCCGCGACAACTACGACGGCACGCTGCACGAGCCGGTCGTCGTTCCGGCGAAATTTCCGAACCTGCTGGTCAACGGCGCGGGCGGCATCGCCGTCGGCATGGCGACCAACATCCCGCCGCACAATCTCAGCGAAGTCATCAATGGCTGCATCGCGCTGATCGACGATCCGGCGATCGAATTGCCGGATCTGATGCAGATCATTCCGGGACCCGATTTCCCCACCGGCGCCCTGATCCTCGGCCGCGCCGGCATTCGCCAGGCCTATGAGACGGGCAGGGGTTCCGTCATCATGCGGGGCCGCGCCCATATCGAGCCGATGCGCGGCGATCGCGAGCAGATCATCATCACCGAAATTCCCTATCAGGTGAACAAGGCGACGATGATCGAGAAGATGGCCGAACTGGTGCGCGACAAACGCATCGAGGGCATCTCCGATCTCCGCGACGAATCCGACCGGCAGGGCTATCGCGTCGTCATCGAGCTGAAGCGCGATGCCAATGCCGAAGTCATCCTCAACCAGCTCTATCGCTACACGCCGCTTCAGACCTCCTTCGGCTGCAACATGGTGGCGCTGAACGGCGGCAAGCCGGAGCAGCTGACGCTGCTCGACATGCTGCGCGCTTTCGTCTCCTTCCGCGAAGAGGTCGTTAGCCGGAGAACGAAATACCTGCTGCGCAAGGCGCGCGAGCGCGCGCACGTCTTGGTCGGCCTTGCCATCGCCGTCGCCAACATCGACGAAGTCATAAAGTTGATCCGCCACGCGCCCGATCCGCAGACGGCGCGCGAGCAGTTGATGGAACGCCGCTGGCCGGCCCACGATGTCGATTCCCTGATCCGGCTGATCGACGATCCGCGCCATCGGATCAACGAAGACGGCACCTACAACCTCTCGGAAGAGCAGGCACGCGCCATTCTCGACCTGCGCCTGCAGCGTCTGACCGCGCTTGGCCGCGATGAAATCGGCGATGAACTCAACAAGATCGGCGAGGAGATCCGCGATTATCTCGAAATCCTCTCCTCGCGGCTCCGCATCATGCAGATCGTCAAGGACGAGCTTGCAGCGGTTCGCGACGAATTCGGTACGCCGCGCCGCACCGAGATCGCCGACGGCGGTCCGGATATGGACGACGAGGACCTGATCGCCCGGGAAGACATGGTCGTCACCGTGTCGCACCTCGGCTACATCAAGCGTGTGCCGCTGACGACCTACCGGGCGCAGCGCCGCGGCGGCAAGGGCCGCTCCGGCATGGCGACGCGCGACGAGGATTTCGTTACCCGCCTATTCGTCGCCAATACCCACACGCCGGTTCTGTTCTTCTCTTCTCGCGGCATCGTCTACAAGGAGAAGGTCTGGCGATTGCCGATCGGCACGCCGCAGTCGCGCGGCAAGGCACTGATCAACATGCTGCCGCTGGAACCCGGCGAGCGCATCACGACGATCATGCCGCTTCCCGAGGACGAAACGACCTGGGAAAACCTGGACGTGATGTTCTCGACGACGCGCGGCACGGTGCGCCGCAACAAGCTGTCCGACTTCATCCAGGTCAACCGCAACGGCAAGATCGCGATGAAGCTCGAGGAGGAGGGCGACGAAATCCTCTCGGTCGAGACCTGCACGGAATTCGACGACGTCGTGCTGACGACGGCGCTCGGCCAGTGCATCCGCTTCCCGGTCTCCGATGTGCGCGTCTTTGCGGGCCGCAACTCGATCGGCGTGCGCGGAATTTCGCTCGGCGATGCCGACCGGATCATCTCCATGGCGATCCTCGCTCACGTCGAAGCCGAACCGTGGGAGCGCGCTGCCTATCTGAGACGGTCGGCGGCCGAACGTCGCGCTACCACCGGCGAGGATGAAGAGATCGTGCTTGTCGGGGAGGAGGTCGCCAATGGTGGCGAACTCACCAACGAGCGCTACGAGGAACTGAAGGCCCGCGAGCAATTCGTGCTGACGCTTTCCGAGAGGGGCTTCGGCAAGCGCTCCTCCTCCTACGACTTCCGCACCTCCGGTCGTGGCGGCAAGGGCATTCGCGCCACCGATACCTCGAAGACAGCGGAAATCGGCGAACTCGTCGCGGCCTTCCCGGTCGAGCACAACGACCAGATCATGCTCGTTTCCGATGGTGGCCAGCTCATCCGCGTGCCGGTGGACGGTATTCGCCTGGCAAGCCGCGCCACCAAGGGCGTCACGATCTTCTCCACCGCCAAGGACGAGAAGGTTGTCTCGGTCGAACGGATCAGCGAACCGGAAGGCGAGGACGAGATCGAGGAGATCGTCACGGCCGGTGAAGCCATTGTGGCTGAGCCGCCAGCGGACGCCGACGATTGA
- a CDS encoding transglycosylase SLT domain-containing protein, which produces MGRLARTAGAGLLTVMAFAGIADARTDAPVARKCLYSGVSATSPSVSLCVRRENFARDVCGIIEHYAEANGLPAPFFARLIWRESLFQPDAVSPKGAEGIAQFMPGTAKLRGLSNSFDAVAALGKSAEYLSELKLRYGNLGFAAAAYNAGEAGLERFLEIDWLPYETREYVLAITAHPVEDWRDNPPKSPDLALDKNKSFLDGCVALANTRRLREVVVVDEAPWAPWGVQLAAHQRKTIAYRLFVNAVKRLPAPISGEKALVVRERNGSFGGRTRYAARIGRQTRAEADKLCTAIRRSGGACVVFKN; this is translated from the coding sequence ATGGGACGTCTGGCGCGCACTGCCGGGGCCGGACTGCTGACCGTGATGGCCTTTGCCGGTATCGCCGACGCGCGAACCGACGCCCCGGTCGCGCGCAAATGCCTCTACTCCGGTGTGTCTGCGACAAGCCCGTCGGTTTCCCTCTGCGTCCGCCGCGAGAATTTTGCCCGGGACGTATGCGGCATTATCGAGCATTATGCCGAGGCAAACGGTCTGCCAGCGCCCTTCTTCGCACGGCTGATCTGGCGCGAAAGCCTGTTTCAACCGGACGCCGTCAGCCCGAAAGGCGCCGAAGGGATCGCCCAATTCATGCCCGGAACGGCAAAGCTGCGCGGCCTGTCCAACAGCTTCGACGCCGTGGCGGCCCTCGGCAAGTCGGCCGAATATCTGAGCGAACTCAAGCTCCGTTACGGCAATCTTGGTTTCGCAGCAGCCGCTTACAATGCAGGAGAGGCCGGGCTCGAACGGTTTCTCGAGATTGACTGGTTGCCCTACGAGACGCGCGAATATGTCCTGGCGATCACCGCCCATCCGGTGGAGGATTGGCGTGACAACCCGCCAAAGTCGCCCGACCTCGCGCTCGACAAAAACAAGAGCTTCCTGGATGGCTGCGTTGCGCTCGCCAACACCCGGCGACTGCGAGAGGTCGTCGTCGTGGACGAGGCTCCCTGGGCACCATGGGGCGTTCAACTGGCGGCCCACCAGCGCAAAACCATTGCGTACCGCCTGTTCGTGAATGCCGTAAAGAGACTGCCGGCGCCAATCAGTGGTGAAAAGGCGCTGGTGGTGCGCGAGCGCAATGGCAGCTTCGGAGGCAGAACGCGTTATGCCGCCCGCATCGGCCGCCAGACCCGCGCCGAGGCGGACAAGTTGTGCACCGCCATTCGCCGGAGCGGCGGCGCCTGCGTTGTCTTCAAGAACTGA